The stretch of DNA TCTACCTGGCCCGGAAACTGCTTGCTGGCCGTTTTGGCCCAATGCACGCCCATGCCGTAGGTAATAACCACGCAGGTTTCTCCATTGCGTAGCTTGCCAGAGTCGGCTTCCTGAGCTACGGCAGCTTTGCCCAAGGGAATCACGTAGCCAGTGGCTGGCTCCAAGGTTTTGGCATCTTCTGTGCCCGGCACTTTGCTCCAATACAGCCCCTTATGTTCAAGCAGCACTACGGGATTAGGATCGAGGAAGGCGGCCCGGAGCAAGCCTTTCATGTCGGCGGCATTGCTGGGGTATACCACTTTAATGCCGCGAATAGTGAGTAGGGTGCTTTCTATGGAGCCCGAGTGATAAGGCCCGCCCCCGCCATAGGCCCCTACCGGCACCCGAATGAGGCTTTGCACCGGAAACTTACCATTGGAGAGGTAGCATGACTTACTGAGTTCCTCCACCAGCTGGTTAAGGCTAGGCCAGATGTAGTCGGCGAACTGAATTTCCACAATAGCTTTGGCACCCACTGCGCTCATACCGGCCGTGCTGCCAACAATGTAGGCCTCCTGAATGGGCGTATTAAACACGCGGGCATCGCCGTACTTTTTGGCCAGCAAAGCTGCTTCGCGGAACACGCCCCCAAGCTCCCCGCCTACGTCTTGGCCGTAAAACAGCGCTTCGGGAAACTCCTGCAAAATATCATCCACGGCGTGCAGAGCAGCATCTACCATGAGAACCTTATCGGCGCCGGCGGGGCTTCTTTCCCCTGCTTCTTCCGTTATGGCCGGTGGGGCAAACTCGTGTTCAGTGTAAGTAGCAGGGTCAGGAGCCGGAGCAGCCAGGGCGCGCTGATAGTCGGCCTCAACGGTAGCCTTGGCCTCTTCCCCAAGCTCGGCCAGCATTTCTTCGGAGTAACCTAGCTCCAGCAACTGCTGGTGGAAGCGTGGCAGCGGGTCGTTGAGAGTGTGCGCGGCCAGGTTGTCGCCGCGGTACCACTCGCGGCGCACGCCGCTGGTGTGGTGGCCTAGCAACGGGCACTTGGCATGCACCAGAACCGGCCCACGGGTACGACGGGCGTAGTCGAAGGCCTCTTCCATACCAGCGTGGCTGGCCAGGAAGTCGGCGCCGTCAAATTGCAAACGGTGCAGGCCCTTGAAACCGGCGGCAAATTCAAACGCATCCATAGCGCGCATCTCCCGCCCCGTAGCCGAAATACCCCAGTCGTTGTCTTGCACCAGGTAGATAATAGGTAGCTGATGCAGCACGGCCATCTGCAGGGCCTCGGCTACTTCGCCCTCCGTCATGGCCCCATCACCAATGGAGCACAGCACCACGGGCTGCTCCTCAGCGT from Hymenobacter taeanensis encodes:
- a CDS encoding alpha-ketoacid dehydrogenase subunit alpha/beta; this translates as MSTYSTPTTTLETEFTTPTPTRAMLQRAYRLMRTAAELARIYEENKAVTAKYVHATARGHEAIQLAAAFHLRPTDYAAPYYRDDAMLLGFGLTPYELMLQLMAKRDDPFSGGRTYYSHPSLRRAGFPVIPHQSSATGMQAIPATGMAHAIKYLEGQHLLPDAEEQPVVLCSIGDGAMTEGEVAEALQMAVLHQLPIIYLVQDNDWGISATGREMRAMDAFEFAAGFKGLHRLQFDGADFLASHAGMEEAFDYARRTRGPVLVHAKCPLLGHHTSGVRREWYRGDNLAAHTLNDPLPRFHQQLLELGYSEEMLAELGEEAKATVEADYQRALAAPAPDPATYTEHEFAPPAITEEAGERSPAGADKVLMVDAALHAVDDILQEFPEALFYGQDVGGELGGVFREAALLAKKYGDARVFNTPIQEAYIVGSTAGMSAVGAKAIVEIQFADYIWPSLNQLVEELSKSCYLSNGKFPVQSLIRVPVGAYGGGGPYHSGSIESTLLTIRGIKVVYPSNAADMKGLLRAAFLDPNPVVLLEHKGLYWSKVPGTEDAKTLEPATGYVIPLGKAAVAQEADSGKLRNGETCVVITYGMGVHWAKTASKQFPGQVEVLDLRTLNPLDYDAVEAAVRRHGKALVLTEEPLMNSFAESLAGRIQRTCFRNLDAPVFTLGAANLPAIALNVELEKQMLPSAEKVGVALAELLGY